The Malus domestica chromosome 17, GDT2T_hap1 genome contains the following window.
TGGAATTATTTGAGGAAATCGTAGCAATGGTTCTTCAATTTTAACTCAATCAGAGTAATAGTCTATCAATTAAAAATATGTGACTATTAGTCCCTCAACTTCTCAAAACGTATAACGATGTTCCCTTTCGTCAACTCTGTTAGAACttccgtcaaaatgagtcacgtgTCATGGATGTAAGGTTGAATCAAGGGACAAATATGGAAACCAAATGAGAAAACTGTAGCAAtgttccctcaattttaatccaattggagaagtggtctctcaattttaactcaattgaaaCAATgttcccttaactttaacccaattggagcaacGGTCCCTCAACTTTAGCCCAATTGTAACAATGGCCCCTCcaacatgactcattttgacggaTTTGACGAAAAAATCATAGTttcacgttttgatgagttaagggatcaATAGTCATAAACTTTTAGTTAATGGAACATTgctccaattggattaaaattgagagaccattactacaatttttcTGAAATTATATTGATGACAATTTGCCCTTCATTGACAATTAAATAATTAAGGTACCAAAGTTATGAATGAAACAACATTATCGAAATTTCCACCATATTTTGGAGTATGACATGCATCGTAAAAGGATCTCTAACGGAGATGTCATatgtaaaaatcaaatttaaatttaatagaTTATGTGGCAATTTAATATCATGCAAAACCATAGACAGATATGTCAAAATGTTTCATTatgtattattttcttttgttatattTATGAGTTATTAAAGAAGTGGAAAGTAACCatttcaaagaaacaaaacaggTTGTATTGATTGTGGGGAAGATTATGGTTAATTATAACTAATAATCAATTATAACCCATGAAGGAGATTAGTTAAGGATATGCTAATTAAGTACATGATTGTGGTTTGATTGTACCACTTCTGTTAGCTAACTGCAATCTAATAGAAATGATCTGGATGCGACGGAAAACTTCAACGAAACGATTGTAAATTTTCATCATTTGTCTGTCTATGAAACTGTATATCTCTTTCATCACGCAAATGTGGTGGTGTATAGGGTGTTCCATTGAGTCATGTCCTCACATTTTGGGCAAACTGTCAACCTTTAGAGGAAGATGGTTCCCCACCTTCTACGATTCTAAATTTAGACAACGTTTTCTCTatataattcaaaattttcattgcAAAAAAACAAGCAATACAATAGTATTGCAATATACTTtagaatctttttttttttaatttcaattaatcTTTTTCAGGCAAGGTCTAGCTGGGCTGAATCTGACCCCGGTTAAAATCTGGGCTCGATCTCATAGACCTTGCCATTTCTAGAAACTTTGTtcttaaaaatttataaaattaaatttacaaaaaaaaaaaaggaaagaaaaaacaaaaaaaaagagcaaaaaAATATACTTGGACCAATGGCGTCGAAGCTCAATTTGGCCCTTCTTATGATATCTTTCTGCATGCTGGTTCCAAGCTTGAAGGCAGAGACACAAAATGACACCCTCAACATTGCTGAGTTCGACTCTGTATGGCAGCAACGAGCCCTGAAAGCTCAGAAGGCAGCTCTCAAGGCCTACCAACCCAACCCGGAACAAGTAACCGAGGACTTCAACGAAAGCGTTGAAATGTACGTAAATTCGACATTTTTATCCTTAATTCTCTTCAAATTTTGTTTATCAATCTATATTGTTGCGTTTCTTTCCCAATGTCTGTATCATTTCATCTAAATACAGTCTTTTAAAAGAAGGGCGACGGTAATCAGTAGTAGTGCTCGAAATTAATCATGCATGATGATAATGCAGGGTTTTTAACGTTTATGTTGTACATATATGGTCTATTTATTAAAAACGAGATGATAATTAGTTAGATGGTACAAATAACAATATCCTTAATCGACCATGCATGATAACGCAGGACCATCATTGAGGACGACCACGACGATGATCATGCTGCGGGCAACAGCACAGGGAGGCATCTGTTAGGCAAACGTTACACGGGCCCTTGCAAGGCCACAAACCCTATCGACCGCTGCTGGCGGTGCCAGGCCAACTGGGCTGACAACCGCAAGCATCTGGCCAGCTGCGTGAAAGGCTTCGGCCGCAAGACACGCGGAGGCAAGAAAGGGGCTTACTACATCGTCACCGACTCTTCCGACGACAATATCCATGACCCTAAGCCCGGAACCCTACGTCACGCCGTGATCCAAAAGCAACCCTTGTGGATCATATTTGCACGCAGCATGGTCATCAGGCTGACCCAGGAGCTCATAGTAACAAGCCACAAGACAATTGACGCACGCGGGGCAAATGTGCATATTGCTCATGGCGCTGGGATCACACTCCAGTTCGTGCAGAACGTGATTATTCATGGCCTCCACATCCACGACACTGTACCGGGCAATGGAGGTATGATCAGGGACTCCGTGGATCACATCGGGATTCGCACGCATAGCGACGGAGATGGTATCTCCATCTACGGATCGTCTAACATTTGGCTCGACCATCTTTCTATGTGGAATTGCGCCGATGGGCTCATCGACGCCATTCAAGGGTCCACTGCTATAACCATATCCAACAGCCACTTCACCCGTCACAACGACgtacgtttttatttatttttaaatgataaTGGTCGGGAAATGTTATTGACACTGcaaaataagataacaaagagTAACTAATTGGCGACACTAATGGTGCAGGTGATGCTTTTCGGAGCTAGCGATGGGTTTTCTGGGGATGCAATCATGCAGATAACGGTTGCATTTAACCATTTCGGCAAGGGATTGATACAGAGAATGCCAAGATGCAGATGGGGATTTATCCATGTTGTGAACAATGACTACACACATTGGCTCATGTATGCCATCGGAGGAAGCTCTCACCCCACAATTATCAGCCAGGGCAACCGATTCATCGCCCCACCGAACCAGGCTGCAAAAGAAGTACATACACGAACACAATATTATCAATTAAAACGTACGCGAACACATGATTACTGAAGTAATGTTTTAATTTTGTGACGCTTGAATTTACAGGTGACGAAGAGAGACTATGCACCGGAGAGCGTATGGAAGAGCTGGCAATGGAGATCAGAAGGAGATCTTATGATAAACGGAGCATTCTTTGTTCAATCTGGTGTGCCTAGCAAGAACCATGGATTTGGAAGGTTAGACGTCATGAAGGCAAGGCCAGGTACATACGTCACAAGGCTCACACGCTTTGCAGGTTCTCTCAACTGCAAGGTTGGCCACCCATGCTAGAACAAACATAAAAGAGCTAACTATATATCAATGGTGATCAAATGGATAGGCGGCCGGCCGGTGCCGGAAGGTGAAGTGTGATAACTGAAGAGAAACAAATGAAGAAGTGATGGTGAAGTGCAGAGAAATGTGGATATGGATTCTTTTActtgcttgtttttttttttttttttgtgttttaatcTATATTATGTATTAACAAACCCAAGGGTTATGTTGTAGTAGTATTTACACCCTAAGAAATAAAAAGCAAATAAACGCGAGAGATAATCCAATCCAATTTTGTGGAGTAATGAACATTGTTTGCGAGTACGAAAGGtttttaattcttaattttaattttttttggatttctattccttttcttttgtagCAAGAAATATATACAGCTCGAAACATccctaaacaaaaaatttacTTCGTAAAAAGAATAAGATTGTAGATAATACAACGATATCCGACTGTCGTTCGTGGCATCGCTACCGTCTTCAGGTACAAAAGAGATGAAAGTAAGGGTGCCTTGAAAGAAAATGTAGTTTTAGATTGAGAATTggtattggaaacatttgaaaATTTAACCAGAAAAGATTTAGGCAAATCATAAATGAGGGTCCATATTTCCTGTGAAGTTCAGGAGTTGGAACACCACCATAGGCAACGGCGGCCACCGCCACTGCTGCATCCGATTGCAATTAAAGAAGATTGAAATAAGGGTTGAGAAAGAGGAGACCACCGGAGGTAGTTGTTCTACTAACAATGAAAGAAGAGCGCAACAAATATTTTGTGTTGAAGCATGCAAGACACCGTAGTGGGAAGTCGGAGTATCTGAAAATAGTCGTCTCGGCACGAAAACGGGTATTTTATGACCTAACTAGTACATCAAGTATATAATGTTAACCATACattgtacaaagaaaataaatagatgCAAGAAAGAAACGAACACAGATCCTACCGATGAGCTAGAGCTCAAGGAAACACTACTCTTCGAACTAAAAACTGCCTCGTTCCATTTCCTATCTTAATCTACGCGCTTTCAATCAGATTCGTTCCCCGAATCTATGTTCATGGGTTGGGGGTTCTTGTAGCCGTTAATTTCATCCTTGTAGCGTTCTTTATCTTGACGAGCCTTTGCTTCATATGGCTCCTTTTCATCAGCTGAAAAATGGAAAACATGGCGTTAAGTTGTAATTCGCAGAAATTCATCATGTTGTGGAAGCACGCTGGATGCAATTTCAGTCGAAGCATACATACCCGACATCTTTTTCCACTTCTCTCCAAGTGCTCTCCCCACAGCGGTAAACGCAATTCCAGGGTTCTCTCTCCTTACATTCTGTGGTCAACACAAATAAGGTCGGTAATTTTCTTCGAAACATCGATAAGAACCTCAACCAAAAGTTAGAACCAATAGGCAGAAATTAAAAAACCCACCTCTCTCTCCGTATTTGAGAAGAACATGAAACCAGACATCGCTCTTTTCGGTGCATTTggatcctttttcttcttctgttttttcttctttgaaccATCTTCACCTGCatctttggttttttgtttcttggaaGATGGTACCTTGGAAGTTGAAGGTTCCTTACGAGACTCCTTTTTCGCAGGCTTCTGAAATTGACAATTCATGTTACATTGATAAATCTTCTCACAATTATACTTATTAGGCCAGCAAAATTAATAGAAATGACTTGCCTCTTTTTCACCTCCGCTTTCACTAGCATCAGAATCATCCTCCCCGGAGTCATCAGTAGGAGAACCTCCATCATCCTTGTCAATAACAAAATCTTCATCCTGCCAAAGTTAAACACGTTTAACACATTTAGACTGGAATATCACACGACACAGTCAACACATAAGTGTACGGATGCATGAAACCACTAGAACTAACCACAAATAAAGAGTGCCCAAGGAAAACAGTTATGGAATTACCAACTATCCcaaaaaattttgattaaagTCCGAACGACATAATTGATGTATGTTTTAAGTGTGGATAGAGTATCTACTACGAGTGTCCTGTTCACAAACATCCGCTTTTACAAACCACAGAAGAACTTTCAGCATTTTACAGATCGACGAAGGATATACATAGCAATAGGGAAGAAAAATATAAGTAGTTTACCAAACTGTATCCTATTAATAGTGCAGTCCATGATATATTCAATCCAAAGAGAATCAGaccaagaaaaaaacaaaagtaaacaaATAATATAGGATAAAAGTTCCACCTCTTCGTCACTCTCATCATCACCAGCTTCATTCTTCACACGGACAAGATGCGGGTCAACAGCATCATCATCTGCGTCATCAAGAAGAGGAGCCACACCACCATTTGCTGCTTGGCCTTCTCCTAAGTTCATGATTTTGAGACCCTTTGAACTGCACATGACATGTGGCCAAAAGGTCAAATTTTAAAATCCACAGCACCAAAGACCAACTATGGAAACCAGCACTCATTACCAACCTGATGAAGTCAAAAAGATTATGATATTCATTCCTCTGAATGTTTCGGAACAGGTGTTCTTGCTCACTTTTGAGTCGGATGAGAAGGTCAAAATAGTGCATATTTGAGCCTCCAGCGCCATGCCTCTCAAATTCCACATAGTCAATCTTGTAACAGAaacaccaaaaagaaaaagggtgAGGTTCCACTTATCAATCGGGTATATCAGCACTATAATCTCAATCATATGCATGCATATTCTACCTGATCATGAAGAATAAGGGTGGGAGGTTTTGGTAGAAAAAAGAAGCTCTTCTCCAGAGGATATAGAACACCATCTTCAGCTTTCAATGAAGATTTGACAGCATAACCATCTTGACAGCTGCGGAATTTTCCCGGTTTCGTAACTTTGGCACCAGACAAGCCACGCAGTATTGTGGTGAACACTTCATGCATTAGTCCctgttaatttaaaaataaaagaaataacgGCAGCACACGTCAATTAGCACACTgttttaaacaaataaaacaacagTTAGTTAGATTACAATCTTCAGGAGAGTAGAAGGAACTATCTACCTTATAAGATAGTTCTAACTTGTCCTTGTACTTCGTGTTCAAAAGTTCTTCACTCATTGCCAGGTCGGTTTGATACACGAGGTCAGTTTCAAACTTCACAAGACAGAAGATGTCAATTGAAGGAAACAATGAAAAAGTCAAACCGCTGATCAACAAGGCAAAGAAACAAACACTACCTGCAAAACAATATGTGGGTACAATGTTTGCCCTTTACGGATAGGAGGATCAAGAGTAACAACAACATAGGTATGAGGCTGGTTAGACTGCACAAACAAAGAATCTATTATAGACATGCCAAAGCCACAGTAACTGGTTCCAAGAATGGAGTAATTAGAACACCGACAGTCCTTTCAGCCCTTGAAGAGAACTCACTAATATGCATGGAACAATGTTATAGGTAAGGTAACTAAGCTAATTATGTATAACAAAAGCTTTGGAAGAAGAACAAGTGAAAAACTAATTCTAGTGCCCAAGATAAGATTGAAACCTTCGGAAGTAGAAACAGCCGAACAACACTGCTGTACTGAATTTTGAAATCATTAGCCTGTCCTTGTAGCCGCAAGAATGAAAGATGAAGTTCCACGCTGTAGCGACCCCTACATTAAACAAGTACTTCCATTAGCCTGGCATTGCATATGGAAAGAAATCCATGCACCAGCATAGTACATATACGCATAATCTAATAAATACAGAAGGCGCATGTTCCTATGCTAGTATGGATCGAAGTAGGTGCAGTATCCCTAGCATTTTCATTAATATCTACCTTGGTGTGAGGATTGCAATGCTATCAAATGTGGTAACAGCATCTTCACCTCCAGAACCAACATCTGCCATCGACGAGATTTTGTCACGGAAAACCTACAtaatattcaattagaaattatcAATATATCAATTGCAAGATCAATGAAAAAAAGGACCTACAAAACTCTTATCACATAGCAAGAACTTACTTACCTGAGCAGGAGGATGACTCTCGTCACCAACAAATTGAGTGTTGGAGTTAGGTATATGAAAGCTTATTTCCATCAATGAATCTTTCTGTTGTAAATATAACACAAATAGAAAAATACTCATAAGCAAACAACTCAGTATGAAACTATTAATTACTCGAGAAAAAACCTAGATTTTATGCCAAAGAGAGCTCATATCTAACTATGGGTAACTTTAGAACCATAAGTATAAATGTAGAAAACTCCCACCATCTTTAGGAAAAAGTATATGAAACACCAAATGTAAGCAACAAACCTCATTAGCTCCTGTGGTATCATCCACATGGAACTCTAAGATGACATCATTTTTTCCCTGAAGTTGTGTTTGTGAGACATCAGCCAAAGATACCTCAAATGCTTGCTTGGAGTCAACCAAGAAAGTCAGCATATTCCCTGCAGAACAGAAGAGATGTTTAACAAACCAATGATACAACCAAGGGAATCATTATCATCAGAGAAGGAATCATACATGGACGaatggtaaaaaaaatcataacagAACTGCACAAGACCATTTCTTAAGGATATTAAACATGCACAAAAAGAAATGTCCAGTTGCTCTAAGACTCCATAAAAGACAAAGCATTAAGTTGAAAAATGCGAAAACAGAAGAACCAACTTCAAGCAATTTCAGCTGCACATTATGTTTAAAGATGTAGCAAGCAGAAATCATTTTCCCAACTTTCATCCAATGAGAAATTGAGAATCTATCCACATACCAAAAAACATGGAAGAAAGCAATTTACAAGAAAAAAGTGATCATAACAAAGAATGCAAGGTAGATCAAAATAAGTAAACAACAGGCAACTTGAATATAAGAGAACATCACTGACCACTTAAATCCACTTCTCCCCAATTACGTCCGCTTACAGAAAGTTGCTTCTCCGCCGGTGTTAACCCACATGTATTTTGAAAATAATTGGTCAAACTAGTGACGTCCTACAATGCAAGCACAGCATTAAAGAGCCAAAAATCAGTATGCAGTTCACATCCCTGCAGAGCATCATTGACTGAAAGCTACTTTTTAGTTTAGTCTATCATAACTCAAAATCACAATTGGCATGCCTCAgatgcatgaaaaaaaaatactcagTTTAAACCGTCACCTTGTGAATGAAAGTTCTTATGGATGTGCATTTGTTAAATAATTACAAGactttttgtaaaatatattaaacaaaaacataagACAAGAAGTGGATCAGTGAATAATTCTATGTAAATGCTCACCAACCTGGTCACGAAATCCAATGAACTTGTAGTATAACCCGTCTTTAATCTGAACACCAAGTTGGTTAGTCTTTGGGACCTTCATCCATGTTACCCCAACAATGTCAGCTTTATCAACCTCGACTGCTTTACCACCTCCCTGTTTTTTCCATAAAATTCCTCCTGAAAATATTTTAAGCTGCCCTGGATTCTGCATTCCACATGCAACACAATGAGTAAGTTTACATTTCCTCCATAGCTCATTAATCACTTCACCACTTCAGGTTTCACCATCTCAGCAAATTCAAAAATCTGAATATAAAGCAATAAACTTCTACCGAATGCAATCAAATCAGGAAGGAACAAACTTTTCTTCCTCGGATTTCCATGGCAACCAAGCAGAGCATATTCAAATTTCTCGTCACCAAAAAGTGAAAGACTTTATTGAAACTTAAACGGATGGAAATTCAACACGAACAACCGAAACAAAACCCCGACTTCCCTATCCCAAACCCTACGATTCCCGCTCTGCACAAAATTAATAATTACAAATTTCTCCACAACCAAATTGcacaaaaatcaaagaaaaatccAGGAAGaaacaaattagggtttcaaaGGGACCAATAGAAAGAAAACCCAGCTACCGGAATCCCCAAAAACCCTCATTTCTACACAAAATTCAACCGACCCAAATAAACTGAAACCAACTTCATTCCCAAATCAAAGAGGACTCATTCATATCGCATTTGAAAAAGTTCAGAAGGAAAAACCCTAATCGACGAACGAAACCCCAAAAATTCCAGCTACCACGAATCGGAGCGGGGAATAGAGAAACTCACCGTGCCGCCGCGGCCTCCGAGGGAGATGTTGTTGAAGAGGTGGCCGTCCGTCATGGTTTCTCACGGTCGAGGAATCGAACCCGAGCTGCGGAGCCAAGCTTCGAGCATGAGAGAAAGAAGCGGTGAAGATTTGAAGAGTGAGGGAGTGTGCGTTTGAGATGGTGGGAGTGGGAGAGGAGGGTGTTTTATAGTTGGATTGGCTGTGCGCAATGCGCACTGCCCCCAATGCGCGCCAATTGGGATGCGATGTTGGTGTTGCGCTGTCGTTTTGAAACCCAAGCAAGCCCAACTATAAACTAATTGGGCTGGGTTGGTATCTGGCCCATTCACAAGCCCGTTTATACGGACTTTTCTTTTTTGGCATTTTATCTACCGTGGTTCTTGAAATAGGCATAATTCCTTAGTTCTTGAGATTGAAAAACGATATAAGTGATCCCTGAGTTTGTCCAACgccaatcattttggtcattccgtgaaaaTTCTTCGTTCAATTAAGGGTAATTTTTGTCCAATCAACCCCTTTCCATTTCACGGAGATTTctcacagaatgaccaaaatgattgaaagtggACAAATTTAGGGACCATTTTTATCGATTTTCACtagaccaaagtgaggagttatgtcaatcttaaAAACCAATTTAACTAAAAAGACCTTTCCTTTTATGTTGAAAATAAAGGAGAGGTCAAATGAGAATAAAACTTGAATCTCTATATAGGATCTCGAGTCTTTACATTTAAAAACCGTGCATTTACCAgcaatttataaaatttaaaacattCAAACGATCCAATGACGCTGGAGAGAACAGGTTAGCTTGAATTTATTTTTCCTCGTTTATCTCATTCTCTAAATTGAACATATCCTGCCGTTAGACCTCGTTTCAACTCCTCCCTCCATCTCCTCCCTCCATCTCCTCCGTTTCTTTTGCTCTGAAAGATGATACATAAGCTTGATCTCCAATGTGGGATTGACCAATCTTTGGTTGCTAAGAATTGAAGAAGTCAAAAGAGaataaaacttgaaaaaaaagttTCCTAATTAATTGTATTAACATACTTGTCGGCACACTGAAAAAATCCCCCTATGAAGAGGGAGGAGATTGGAAAACGGAAGCCTGAACGGGTGTTACCAtcaattttcaataaaatgacAAACTTAATCTCTTCTCCAGAGTTATTGGATCATTGTAatgcttaaaattttataaaatgcGAGTGAATGCATAACCCTAACTACATAGACTCGGAAttccttaaatatatattagtTAGTACTACAATTAGCAAGTACATTATGAGaagtaatataatatataacaaTATTAACTACAATTCTGTTgaaattattattttcaaagaaaaaaattccTAGAAAACACCGTGGTATCCGTAGGCATCAGACTCAAAAAAGCATCAGAACCTGAATGTAATTAATTactatattaattaaaaactaactAAACATAAAATTCCAAACTATCCGATGAGCCCTAAGGAATTTTAGAATCAGAAACCGACCagctgtttaaaaaaaaaatcattatttcTTGACAAACACTCCATCTTTctacttgttttcttgctttttctACAGTGCTCTACTGTTcttgttatatatataaaataagatAAACATGGTTGATTCGCAGGAACTTGCAGCTGGTCGATGTCAATGGACatggatcctctctggatccatTGGTCCTCATCCACCAAATTCTATAATTCGggttattgaaatttgatcaaacggttaaagttattataacttttaaaattgacCCCCGTTTGTAACCGTTGTATCAAATTTTAAATGTCCAGATTAACCGGATTTGGTAGATTAGGACCAATGGATCCGGAGGGGATCCATGTCTGATGCCAATGACCAAGATCAGCCGGAACTTTCAGCTGGTCGATGTCAATGACCAAGATCAGCACACGCAttctttttttaatcttttattttgttgggTTGTTTCGGTCACCTTCATGCCAGCTGCTTAAAACTTTCGGCATAAGAGTAAATCTGTCGAATCACTAGTT
Protein-coding sequences here:
- the LOC103404411 gene encoding pectate lyase-like; translated protein: MASKLNLALLMISFCMLVPSLKAETQNDTLNIAEFDSVWQQRALKAQKAALKAYQPNPEQVTEDFNESVEMTIIEDDHDDDHAAGNSTGRHLLGKRYTGPCKATNPIDRCWRCQANWADNRKHLASCVKGFGRKTRGGKKGAYYIVTDSSDDNIHDPKPGTLRHAVIQKQPLWIIFARSMVIRLTQELIVTSHKTIDARGANVHIAHGAGITLQFVQNVIIHGLHIHDTVPGNGGMIRDSVDHIGIRTHSDGDGISIYGSSNIWLDHLSMWNCADGLIDAIQGSTAITISNSHFTRHNDVMLFGASDGFSGDAIMQITVAFNHFGKGLIQRMPRCRWGFIHVVNNDYTHWLMYAIGGSSHPTIISQGNRFIAPPNQAAKEVTKRDYAPESVWKSWQWRSEGDLMINGAFFVQSGVPSKNHGFGRLDVMKARPGTYVTRLTRFAGSLNCKVGHPC
- the LOC103404412 gene encoding FACT complex subunit SSRP1-like, translated to MTDGHLFNNISLGGRGGTNPGQLKIFSGGILWKKQGGGKAVEVDKADIVGVTWMKVPKTNQLGVQIKDGLYYKFIGFRDQDVTSLTNYFQNTCGLTPAEKQLSVSGRNWGEVDLSGNMLTFLVDSKQAFEVSLADVSQTQLQGKNDVILEFHVDDTTGANEKDSLMEISFHIPNSNTQFVGDESHPPAQVFRDKISSMADVGSGGEDAVTTFDSIAILTPRGRYSVELHLSFLRLQGQANDFKIQYSSVVRLFLLPKSNQPHTYVVVTLDPPIRKGQTLYPHIVLQFETDLVYQTDLAMSEELLNTKYKDKLELSYKGLMHEVFTTILRGLSGAKVTKPGKFRSCQDGYAVKSSLKAEDGVLYPLEKSFFFLPKPPTLILHDQIDYVEFERHGAGGSNMHYFDLLIRLKSEQEHLFRNIQRNEYHNLFDFISSKGLKIMNLGEGQAANGGVAPLLDDADDDAVDPHLVRVKNEAGDDESDEEDEDFVIDKDDGGSPTDDSGEDDSDASESGGEKEKPAKKESRKEPSTSKVPSSKKQKTKDAGEDGSKKKKQKKKKDPNAPKRAMSGFMFFSNTERENVRRENPGIAFTAVGRALGEKWKKMSADEKEPYEAKARQDKERYKDEINGYKNPQPMNIDSGNESD